From the Zymomonas mobilis subsp. pomaceae ATCC 29192 genome, the window AGCTATAGAACAGATAGAGAGATATACCCATAAAATCTGTCTATAAGACCGCATACGTTCTTACTCTTGCTAGGAAGCCCAGACCATTTATAAGCAAAGCTGTCACACCGCCATTGTTTCCGGGGATTGCCACTTTATGTTTTATCGCCGCTTTATCTCTTTGCTTCTGGCTGCTGTCATTTTACCACTGACAGCTTGTGGCCATGGCCATCAAAAGAGTGTAGCGGGGCTTGCCCCTTCGAGATTAACGACTATCGGCATTAATGCCTATCTCTGGCGGGCGGCTCTGGAAACTTTTTCCTTTATGCCTCTTATCCAGACTGATGCTAATGGTGGTGTTATTATTACAGATTGGTATATCAATCCGGCTAGCCCTAATGAGCGTATGCGCGTGGCTGTTGCTATTTTCGGAGATGATTTGCGCGCTGATGGTTTAAGGATTTCTGCCTCCCGTCAGGTTTTACGTGAGGGCAGTTGGATAGACGAACCCGTCGATGCCAGTACTGTCCAGCGGCTTGAAGATGTGGTGTTAACACGGGCCCGTGATCTTCGACGGACAGCTATGTCTGGTGATTAAGAAAAGGTTTTCGATTAATGAATGAGTCTGGTTTTTCCCAGCGTTTTAATCCGCATGTTATTGACCGTCGCTGGCAGAAAAAATGGGAAGAAAGCGGCTGTTTTCACGCAAAAGATAATTCAGATCGACCGCATAGTTATGTGCTTGAAATGTTTCCTTATCCTTCGGGCCGTATCCATATGGGACACGTCCGTAATTATACGATGGGGGATGTCCTAGCCCGTTATCGTCGCATGAAAGGCCATGAAGTCTTGCATCCTATGGGGTGGGATGCCTTTGGAATGCCCGCTGAAAATGCTGCTATGGAACGCCATGTTCACCCGCGTGAGTGGACAATGTCGAATATCGCTACGATGCGTGAGCAGCTAAAGCGTATCGGGTTTGCCATTGATTGGAGCCGTGAATTAGCCACTTGTGAACCATCTTATTATGGCCAAGAGCAAGCCCTTTTTCTTGATCTTTACAAGGCAGGGTTAGTTTACCGGAAAGAATCAGCGGTCAACTGGGATCCCGTAGATCATACGGTTTTAGCCAATGAACAGGTTATTGATGGTCGCGGCTGGCGTTCGGGTGCCTTAGTAGAAAGACGAAAGCTTAATCAGTGGTTTTTAAAGATCACGGATTTTGCCGATGATTTATTAGAAGGTCTAAAAGACCTTGATCAATGGCCAGAAAAAGTCCGCGCTATGCAGGAAAACTGGATTGGTCGTAGCCAAGGGATGCAATTTCACTTTCATTTTGACAAAGCCCCTGAAGGTTTTGATCAAATCGAAGTTTTCACGACACGTCCTGATACGTTATTTGGGGCCAGCTTTGTTGCTATCGCCTGTGACCATCCTCTGGCGAAGGCGCTTGCTGAAAAAATGGCAGGCTTACCTGAATTTATTGCTGATTGTCAGCAGATGGGAACGGCGACTGAAGATGTTGAAACCGCTGAAAAGAAGGGTTTTGATACAGGTCTCTCGTTAACGCATCCTTTTGATAAAAACCGTAAATTACCCTTATTTATCGCTAATTTTGTTCTCATGGATTATGGAACCGGGGCTGTTTTTGGATGCCCTGCCCATGACCAACGGGATCTGGATTTTGCCCGTAAGTATAATTTGCCTGTCACCCGTGTAGTGGCGCCGTCTCCAGAAGAAGCGCATGAACCAATTGCTGACAAAGCAGACAGCCGCCCGGGCATCATGGTCAATTCCGGCTTCTTGGATGGTATGGCCTATGAAGACGCTAAAAAAGCCGTCATTCAGCGGGCTGAAAAGGAAGGATGGGGCAAAGGCACAACGGTTTTCCGGTTGCGAGATTGGGGGGTTTCCCGTCAACGCTACTGGGGCACGCCGATCCCTATTATTCATTGTGATAGCTGTGGGCCCGTTGCTGTCCCACGGGAACAGCTTCCGGTTACTTTACCCGATGATGTCAGTTTCGATAAACCTGGTAACCCCCTAGAACGGCATCCGACATGGAAAAACGTTAATTGTCCTTGTTGTGGAAAACCAGCCCGTCGGGAAACGGATACGCTGGACACCTTTGTTGATTCATCTTGGTATTTTATACGCTTTGCCAGCCAACCTTCCGATCAGCCTTTTGATAAAAAAATTGCCGAAAAATGGCTCCCTGTTGGTCAATATATTGGGGGGGTAGAACATGCGATCTTGCATCTTTTATATGCGCGCTTCTGGACAAGAGCGTTACAGTCTATCGGACGTCTTGATATAAAAGAGCCTTTTACAGGTTTATTTACGCAAGGCATGGTTACCCATGAAACCTACAAAGATGCGGAAGGGCATTGGTTAGCGCCGGAACAAATCCATAAAAACGAGGAAGGTATTCTTTTAACCACTGAAGGTGGCCCTGTTAATGTTGGCCGTGTGGAAAAGATGTCAAAATCAAAAAAGAATGTCGTCGATCCCGCACCGATTTTAGATCAGTATGGTGCCGATGCTGTTCGTTGGTTTATGTTGTCCGATAGCCCGCCGGAACGTGACTTAGCATGGACTGAATCGGGTATTGAAGGATGTTGGCGTTTTATGCAGAGACTTTGGCGCGTTAGTGCCTTTGCTTTGGATAAAACTTCCGGCGAAGATCGGGATTTGCTTCGTCGTTTGCACTGTGCGATCAAAGATATTGGGACCGCTATTGAGGATCTTTCCTTCAATAAAGCAGTCGCCAAAATCCATGATCTGGTTAATGCTATCGAAAAAGCCAAACCTTCTGCCAGCCGTCGGGAAGCCTCCCGTATCCTATTGCGTTTGGTCGCCCCTATGGTGCCCCATCTGGCCGAAGAAGCCTGGGATATTCTTCAGGAAGACGGCTTCGTTGCTGAAACATCATGGCCGGATTTCGATCCTGCTATGACGATAGAAGACGAAATCGTTATTGCCGTTCAGGTCAATGGTAAACTGCGGGATACGTTAACGGTAAGCCGCACAACATCCAAAGACGAACTCGAAAAATTAGCAACTTCTTCTGCTAAGGTTATAAAGATGCTGGACGGCAAATCGCCTAAAAAGGTGATTGTTGTGCCGAACCGGCTCGTTAATCTGGTAGTATAAAGGCCATTGATATGCTGCATCTTAGCAAGCCGTCCAAAATAGCGCTTCTTCTGTTTTTATGTATGCCGCTTCCCGCTTGTGGTTTGCATCCCCTTTATAAAGGGGGTAAATCCGGGCCGGTTGCTAAGATGCTTGGCACTATTCACGTGGCCTCTATTCCAGGTAAATCAGGGTATTTATTGCATGGTGCCTTGCAAGATAGGCTGTTATCTGAAAATGGCATGACGCCTCAGTATCAGCTGGAAGTCGAGGTTGATGATCGTATTGATGGTTTAGGTATCCGTACCGATAATACCGTTAACCGCGAACGGCGGACATTGCGGGCACGTTATAGGCTAATCAATTTACGCAATAATCAGGTTGTCGTTGATTCTACGGCGGTATCAGATGCCGGTATTGATGTGGTCAGTTCTGAATATGCTACGATTGCGGCAGAAGATACGGCACTTCAACAGATAACTGAAAATGTTGCCAATCAAATTATTACGCATCTTGCACTTTATGCCGAGCGTCGCAATCAGGCGGATCAAAAAGTAGAAAATACGACGGTCAGCCCCGATAAGGCTCAGAATGAAGTAGAAAAACCTCAGACCCCTTCACAAAATCAGTGAAAAGCAATCGCTCTCAGGTCAATAAAGCCATAGAAGCCGTAGGAAAGGGCGAAAAAGTTATCCTGCTGCTCTATGGGCCTGATGTTGCCCAATCACGGGCAATCGCTGATCAGATTGACAAAATAGCCCCCAGCATCGAACGAATAGAACTGACGGGGGCGATGCTCAGGAATGATCCTGCCACGCTAGCCGATGAAGCGGCCTCGATTTCGTTATTCAGCGCTTCGTGCTATGTCCGTGCCGAAGTGGCGGGTGATGAAGCGACAGCGGCTTTGAAATTACTGCTTCCCATACAGAATATAAATAATTCCGTTATTATAATAACCGGAAATTTGAAGCGCGATTCAAAACTACTCAAAACGGCTTTACCTGCGCCCAATATTTTGGCGTATGCGAGTTATCCACCTGAAGGTGAAAATGCCATACGTTTGGTCATGGATTTGGGAAGACAAAAGGGTTTAGCGATTCCTCCTGATATTGCGCAACGCTTAGTACGATATGCTGAAAATAATTGTGCATTGTTCGATCTGGAAATAGAAAAATATGCCTTATACCTAGACGCTTCCCCCGATAACATCGTAACATTGGATCACAATTCAGTGGACCTTCTAAGCGCCGATAATCATGAGGGAAATCTTTCCCAATGTGTAGAAGGTTTTTTTTCCAGAAGTCTTTTTCATACTAAACAAAGCCTCTTGGAACTTTCGGATTCGGGAATAGAGGCTATTGCTATACTCCGTATTTTAATACGCCGCGCCTTACTCTTGTCAGAACTTTCCGCTCAAATAACACAGGGTTCCACCATCGAAAAAGTGATTGAAGGGGCTGGAAAGAAGGTTTTTTGGAAAGAAAAGAGGGCAATTGCTCAACATCTTCGTCAATGGAGAGGACAAGAGCTTGGGCGATTAATAGACTATTTGTTGAAGATTGAACGAAACATAAAACAAGGAAAGACAATAGGTTTTGATTATGTTGCACAAGAGCTTTATTTAATAATCAGCCTTTACCAATAAATTTTTTTATAGAAACCGTTTTCCTTCTTAACTCATTAGCCATTTTCAGTCGAAAATTTTTCGATAAAAATAATTTTAACAAAAAATGCTAGTAGGAAAAAAGCGCTAACCTTAAAATTTTTTAACAATTTAAGGATATATATTTTCAGGATCAAATTTATCGCGTTTAATTTTTTCTTAAATTATCAATCGAAAATTTTGTAGGAAAAAATATAACCTATCAAACGTTTTAGCGATTCTCTTGTATTTGTAGGGTTTTTTTGTTTCTTTTTTATAAAATAAAACCTTACTTTATCTATCTTTTTATAAGTAATTGGCGTTTTAATCCTATTAAAATTTAAGTGACTGTATAAAATTGCTGGATTAAAGGGGGCTGACAGGACTAGGGAAGCTTTCATCACCTATTCTTTGAAATGGGATAGGAAGCTTTCTTGATGGGTGGTTGTCTGCCTACTATGAATGATAGTACCGCTTTAAAAAATTATGCCGTTTTTTTTGGGTCGGGATATAGCTTTTTGGCTATAGCTGCCTTTAATCAATATAGGTCACTGTGATGCTGTTTAATTTACGGCAGGCGGCCTTTGCGCTTAATTGTTATATAGCCGCGATGCTGGGTCTCTATGTCTCCATGCGCATTGGGCTTGAACGGCCTTTTTGGGCTATGACAACTGTTTATGTTGTCAGCCATCCGTTAACGGGCGCCATTCGCTCCAAGTCTTTTTACCGCGTGATCGGTTCTTTCTTGGGGGCTACTTTTGTTTTAGCGATTGTACCCAAATTTGATAACGCCCCGCTTTTTCTCTGCATGATTTTGGCTTTATGGGTGTCTTTCTGCATCTTTGTCGTCATGCTAGATCGCTCACCCCGTTCTTATATCTTTTTTCTGGGTATTGTT encodes:
- a CDS encoding DUF3576 domain-containing protein translates to MFYRRFISLLLAAVILPLTACGHGHQKSVAGLAPSRLTTIGINAYLWRAALETFSFMPLIQTDANGGVIITDWYINPASPNERMRVAVAIFGDDLRADGLRISASRQVLREGSWIDEPVDASTVQRLEDVVLTRARDLRRTAMSGD
- the leuS gene encoding leucine--tRNA ligase, with the protein product MNESGFSQRFNPHVIDRRWQKKWEESGCFHAKDNSDRPHSYVLEMFPYPSGRIHMGHVRNYTMGDVLARYRRMKGHEVLHPMGWDAFGMPAENAAMERHVHPREWTMSNIATMREQLKRIGFAIDWSRELATCEPSYYGQEQALFLDLYKAGLVYRKESAVNWDPVDHTVLANEQVIDGRGWRSGALVERRKLNQWFLKITDFADDLLEGLKDLDQWPEKVRAMQENWIGRSQGMQFHFHFDKAPEGFDQIEVFTTRPDTLFGASFVAIACDHPLAKALAEKMAGLPEFIADCQQMGTATEDVETAEKKGFDTGLSLTHPFDKNRKLPLFIANFVLMDYGTGAVFGCPAHDQRDLDFARKYNLPVTRVVAPSPEEAHEPIADKADSRPGIMVNSGFLDGMAYEDAKKAVIQRAEKEGWGKGTTVFRLRDWGVSRQRYWGTPIPIIHCDSCGPVAVPREQLPVTLPDDVSFDKPGNPLERHPTWKNVNCPCCGKPARRETDTLDTFVDSSWYFIRFASQPSDQPFDKKIAEKWLPVGQYIGGVEHAILHLLYARFWTRALQSIGRLDIKEPFTGLFTQGMVTHETYKDAEGHWLAPEQIHKNEEGILLTTEGGPVNVGRVEKMSKSKKNVVDPAPILDQYGADAVRWFMLSDSPPERDLAWTESGIEGCWRFMQRLWRVSAFALDKTSGEDRDLLRRLHCAIKDIGTAIEDLSFNKAVAKIHDLVNAIEKAKPSASRREASRILLRLVAPMVPHLAEEAWDILQEDGFVAETSWPDFDPAMTIEDEIVIAVQVNGKLRDTLTVSRTTSKDELEKLATSSAKVIKMLDGKSPKKVIVVPNRLVNLVV
- the lptE gene encoding LPS assembly lipoprotein LptE, whose translation is MHLSKPSKIALLLFLCMPLPACGLHPLYKGGKSGPVAKMLGTIHVASIPGKSGYLLHGALQDRLLSENGMTPQYQLEVEVDDRIDGLGIRTDNTVNRERRTLRARYRLINLRNNQVVVDSTAVSDAGIDVVSSEYATIAAEDTALQQITENVANQIITHLALYAERRNQADQKVENTTVSPDKAQNEVEKPQTPSQNQ
- the holA gene encoding DNA polymerase III subunit delta, which translates into the protein MKSNRSQVNKAIEAVGKGEKVILLLYGPDVAQSRAIADQIDKIAPSIERIELTGAMLRNDPATLADEAASISLFSASCYVRAEVAGDEATAALKLLLPIQNINNSVIIITGNLKRDSKLLKTALPAPNILAYASYPPEGENAIRLVMDLGRQKGLAIPPDIAQRLVRYAENNCALFDLEIEKYALYLDASPDNIVTLDHNSVDLLSADNHEGNLSQCVEGFFSRSLFHTKQSLLELSDSGIEAIAILRILIRRALLLSELSAQITQGSTIEKVIEGAGKKVFWKEKRAIAQHLRQWRGQELGRLIDYLLKIERNIKQGKTIGFDYVAQELYLIISLYQ